From Actinopolyspora lacussalsi, a single genomic window includes:
- a CDS encoding pimeloyl-ACP methyl ester carboxylesterase (product_source=COG0596; cath_funfam=3.40.50.1820; cog=COG0596; pfam=PF01738; superfamily=53474), translating into MDAERDTTAATSSGREVSLPAKETSGDEELTGDLAGLDNPGGLVVFVHGSGSSRHSPRNVAVAERLNGTGLATLLLDLLTPRERLQDELDGRLRFDVELLTARVLGVLDWISERGELRNRPLGLFGASTGAAAALGAAVRRPHDVRAVVSRGGRPDLTTERVAALRAPTLLIVGERDSEVLRLNENVARHIPIDHEVHRVPGATHLFEENGALRQVAEVAGAWFSRYLSTTATA; encoded by the coding sequence ATGGACGCTGAGCGGGACACCACAGCCGCGACTTCCTCGGGGCGAGAGGTGTCGTTGCCCGCGAAGGAGACCAGCGGTGACGAGGAGTTGACCGGTGATCTGGCCGGGCTCGACAACCCGGGTGGACTCGTGGTGTTCGTGCACGGCAGTGGTTCCTCGCGGCACAGTCCGCGCAACGTCGCCGTAGCCGAACGGTTGAACGGGACGGGGTTGGCCACGTTGCTGTTGGACCTGTTGACGCCCCGGGAACGGCTCCAGGACGAGCTCGACGGCAGGCTCCGGTTCGACGTCGAGTTGCTGACCGCCAGGGTGCTGGGGGTGCTCGACTGGATCTCCGAGCGTGGCGAACTGCGGAATCGCCCGTTGGGGTTGTTCGGTGCCAGCACCGGGGCGGCCGCCGCCCTGGGAGCGGCCGTCCGCAGACCGCACGACGTGCGTGCGGTGGTATCGCGCGGCGGACGTCCCGATCTGACCACCGAGCGGGTCGCCGCCCTGCGGGCACCGACGCTGTTGATCGTGGGCGAGCGCGACAGCGAGGTGTTGCGGCTCAACGAGAACGTGGCTCGACACATCCCGATCGACCACGAGGTACACCGGGTTCCCGGTGCCACTCACCTGTTCGAGGAGAACGGTGCGCTGCGGCAGGTCGCCGAGGTCGCCGGTGCCTGGTTCTCCCGTTATCTGTCCACCACGGCCACCGCATGA
- a CDS encoding hypothetical protein (product_source=Hypo-rule applied) yields the protein MSDPFDGETPSADETVSEGDRTRDPAQLQSAADLDEDELAADPLEEGIEPPDDWSPVSRQRPTPSEQAEGSGLESRLAEQRPDFDAGGADVLDASSVTDSAESRDEPGETGEHGEIGGEGAAEEERPIRTFHADVLEAERVESTGRSASSTEGIEATDSGVVQRAPEEDAERVEDDGR from the coding sequence ATGTCGGATCCGTTCGACGGTGAGACTCCTTCGGCGGACGAGACGGTCTCCGAGGGGGACCGGACCAGAGACCCCGCCCAGCTGCAGTCGGCCGCTGATCTGGACGAGGACGAACTCGCCGCGGACCCGTTGGAGGAGGGGATCGAACCCCCCGATGACTGGTCCCCCGTGAGCCGGCAGCGCCCGACACCGAGCGAACAGGCGGAGGGGAGCGGGTTGGAGAGCAGGTTGGCGGAGCAACGCCCCGACTTCGACGCGGGTGGTGCGGACGTGCTCGACGCATCGTCGGTCACCGACTCGGCGGAGTCCCGTGACGAGCCCGGTGAAACCGGTGAGCACGGTGAGATCGGTGGGGAAGGGGCTGCCGAGGAGGAGCGTCCGATACGGACCTTCCACGCCGACGTGCTGGAAGCGGAACGGGTGGAGAGCACCGGGCGCAGCGCCTCGTCAACCGAGGGCATCGAGGCTACCGACTCCGGAGTCGTGCAACGGGCACCGGAAGAGGACGCCGAACGGGTGGAGGACGATGGACGCTGA
- a CDS encoding CubicO group peptidase (beta-lactamase class C family) (product_source=COG1680; cath_funfam=3.40.710.10; cog=COG1680; pfam=PF00144; superfamily=56601), producing MGQLQTEVEPTDVGLCPTRLERIEQHFADYVTDGRLPGWLVLIARHGKIAYLRTHGMRDLEAGLPVETDTIFRIYSMSKPVTSVAAMMLYERGLLELTDPVADYLPEFDQPRVYTGGSAAAAQTRPATEPIRIWHLLTHTAGLTYGFHRIHPVDQIYREQGFENGYPAELDLAGACAAWARLPLLFDPGTAWNYSVATDVLGRVIEVISGSTLDEFFRANVFEPLDMRDTDFAVAESELDRLAALYSVDRTRRAVRNERLNRVSTSRPRVLSGGGGLVSSARDYHRFTQMLLGGGVLDGNRLLSNRTVGFMTRNHLPGGADLAETAMGSFSESTNAGKGFGLGFSVTDRPQASKVLSSQGQYAWGGMASTAFWVDPGEDLTVLFLTQLMPSSAHPIRTRLQALVYQALVD from the coding sequence GTGGGGCAACTGCAAACCGAGGTCGAGCCCACCGATGTGGGACTCTGCCCGACGCGGCTGGAACGGATCGAACAGCATTTCGCCGACTACGTCACCGACGGCAGGCTGCCCGGCTGGCTGGTGCTGATCGCGCGGCACGGAAAGATCGCCTACCTCCGCACCCACGGGATGCGTGATCTGGAAGCAGGACTCCCGGTGGAGACGGACACGATCTTTCGGATCTACTCGATGAGCAAACCGGTCACCTCGGTGGCCGCGATGATGCTCTACGAACGGGGACTGCTGGAACTCACCGACCCAGTGGCCGATTACCTTCCGGAGTTCGACCAGCCCCGCGTCTACACCGGGGGCTCGGCCGCCGCCGCACAGACGCGCCCCGCCACCGAACCGATCAGGATCTGGCACCTGCTCACCCACACCGCGGGGCTCACCTACGGCTTCCACCGGATCCACCCGGTGGACCAGATTTATCGTGAGCAGGGGTTCGAGAACGGCTACCCGGCGGAGCTCGATCTGGCCGGGGCGTGTGCCGCGTGGGCCCGGCTGCCACTGCTGTTCGACCCCGGTACGGCCTGGAACTACTCGGTGGCGACCGACGTGCTCGGACGCGTGATAGAGGTGATCTCCGGCAGCACGCTCGACGAGTTCTTCCGGGCGAACGTCTTCGAACCACTGGACATGCGCGACACCGATTTCGCGGTGGCGGAGTCGGAGCTGGACCGGCTGGCCGCGCTCTACAGCGTGGACCGCACGCGCCGCGCCGTACGCAACGAACGGTTGAACCGGGTGAGCACCAGCCGCCCCCGGGTACTTTCCGGAGGTGGCGGCCTGGTCTCGTCCGCACGCGACTACCACCGCTTCACGCAGATGCTGCTCGGCGGCGGAGTGCTCGACGGCAACCGGCTGCTGAGCAACCGCACGGTCGGGTTCATGACCCGCAACCACCTGCCGGGCGGAGCTGATCTGGCCGAGACGGCGATGGGGTCGTTCTCCGAGTCCACCAACGCGGGGAAGGGTTTCGGGCTGGGGTTCTCGGTAACCGACCGCCCGCAGGCATCGAAGGTGCTGTCCTCGCAGGGACAGTACGCCTGGGGCGGGATGGCGAGCACCGCGTTCTGGGTGGATCCCGGCGAGGACCTGACCGTGCTCTTCCTGACCCAGCTGATGCCCTCCAGCGCTCATCCGATCAGGACACGGCTGCAGGCGCTGGTGTACCAGGCGCTGGTCGACTGA
- a CDS encoding hypothetical protein (product_source=Hypo-rule applied; pfam=PF11387): MAVDRAELKTSLSGLDFPASKDRIVEYAENNGADAELLAALRAMPRADEYENLTEVGRSLQLDPASQQGQTDADKADQNTRRTADGLAEHETETTNNPIVEELGENRGS, from the coding sequence GTGGCTGTGGATCGAGCCGAGCTGAAAACGAGTCTGTCCGGACTGGATTTCCCGGCGAGCAAGGACCGGATCGTCGAGTACGCGGAGAACAACGGTGCCGACGCGGAACTGCTCGCCGCGTTGCGTGCCATGCCGCGTGCCGACGAGTACGAGAACCTCACCGAGGTGGGGCGTTCGCTCCAACTCGACCCGGCTTCCCAGCAGGGGCAGACCGATGCCGACAAGGCCGACCAGAACACCCGGCGTACCGCGGACGGACTGGCCGAGCACGAGACCGAGACCACCAACAACCCCATCGTGGAGGAACTGGGGGAGAACCGCGGCAGTTGA
- a CDS encoding protease I (product_source=KO:K05520; cath_funfam=3.40.50.880; cog=COG0693; ko=KO:K05520; pfam=PF01965; superfamily=52317; tigrfam=TIGR01382): MAGSLSGLRVAFLVAGEGVEQVELTRPWQAVEQAGGLPELVSVSSGSVRAFHHLDKADTFPVDRIVTDADVADYAGLVLPGGVANPDALRRVPEAVRFVAEFFADQKPVAAICHAPWTLIEADVVRGRRMTSYPSLATDLRNAGAEWTDERVVVDSGLVTSRNPDDLDAFCEKAVEELAEGRHRSQARSAPGSGTG, from the coding sequence ATGGCCGGGAGCCTGAGCGGACTGCGCGTGGCTTTCCTGGTCGCCGGTGAAGGAGTCGAGCAGGTGGAGTTGACACGTCCCTGGCAGGCGGTCGAGCAGGCCGGTGGGCTACCGGAGCTGGTTTCGGTTTCCTCCGGTTCCGTTCGGGCGTTCCACCATCTCGACAAGGCGGACACCTTCCCGGTGGACCGGATAGTCACCGATGCCGATGTGGCCGATTACGCGGGGCTGGTCCTACCCGGTGGTGTGGCGAACCCGGATGCCCTGCGCAGGGTGCCGGAAGCCGTTCGTTTCGTCGCCGAGTTCTTCGCCGACCAGAAACCGGTCGCAGCGATCTGCCACGCCCCGTGGACGCTCATCGAGGCGGACGTAGTGCGTGGTCGGCGAATGACCTCGTATCCGAGCCTGGCCACCGATCTGCGCAACGCCGGAGCGGAGTGGACCGACGAGCGGGTCGTCGTCGATTCCGGGCTGGTCACCAGCCGTAATCCCGATGATCTCGACGCCTTCTGCGAAAAGGCGGTCGAGGAGTTGGCCGAGGGCAGGCATCGTTCCCAGGCCCGCAGCGCTCCCGGCTCCGGAACCGGATGA
- a CDS encoding peroxiredoxin Q/BCP (product_source=KO:K03564; cath_funfam=3.40.30.10; cog=COG1225; ko=KO:K03564; pfam=PF00578; superfamily=52833), translating to MRSGELVPDFELTDQRGAQRTLSELLTGGIVVLFFYPAAMTSGCTTESCHFRDLATEFAVLDAQPVGISPDPVDEQARFAERNSLGFPLLSDEDGTVARSFGVRRGFGPLPVKRHTFLIDRDSRVLRVIRSEFRMGVHADRAVEFLRQRG from the coding sequence GTGCGGTCTGGCGAACTCGTCCCGGATTTCGAACTGACCGATCAGCGCGGAGCGCAGCGCACGCTGTCCGAACTGCTGACCGGCGGCATCGTGGTGCTGTTCTTCTACCCGGCCGCCATGACCTCCGGATGCACCACGGAGAGCTGTCACTTCCGGGACCTGGCGACCGAGTTCGCCGTGCTGGACGCCCAGCCGGTCGGTATCAGCCCGGACCCGGTGGACGAACAGGCCCGGTTCGCGGAGCGGAACTCACTGGGATTCCCCCTGCTCTCCGACGAGGACGGTACGGTGGCGCGTTCCTTCGGCGTCCGTCGCGGTTTCGGTCCGCTGCCGGTGAAACGGCACACCTTCCTGATCGATCGCGACAGCCGTGTCCTGCGGGTGATCCGCAGCGAGTTCCGCATGGGGGTCCACGCGGACAGGGCGGTCGAGTTCCTGCGGCAACGCGGCTGA
- a CDS encoding L-2-hydroxyglutarate oxidase LhgO (product_source=COG0579; cath_funfam=3.50.50.60; cog=COG0579; pfam=PF01266; superfamily=51905) → MTERTVGIVGGGIVGLAVGRELTRRHESTRVVVFEKENRLGAHQTGHNSGVVHAGLYYEPGSLKAELCARGRSMLREYCSERELPYVECGKLVVAVDGSELARFDALETNARRNGVPGLRRVAGSEITEIEPHAAGVAALHSPETAITDYAAVARALGEDIERAGGSVLLSTAVTGVRRRVGGVDIETADGIHSVDRLVVCAGLRADRVSRWADGADGPRIVPFRGEYMRLAPSVRELVRGMIYPVPDPRYPFLGVHFTRRVSGEVEVGPNAVLSPHREGYRRRDVSLDELRGMAGWPGFWRMAREHWRTGAVEMLGSLSVRAYMRTARRYVPEVGVTDVRRAGAGIRAQAVDRDGSLVDDFRINHEDGITTVRNAPSPAATSSLAIAEHIVDRVAAN, encoded by the coding sequence TTGACCGAACGGACCGTCGGCATCGTCGGGGGCGGCATCGTCGGCCTGGCGGTGGGGCGCGAGCTCACTCGACGTCACGAGAGCACCCGGGTAGTCGTGTTCGAGAAGGAGAACCGGCTCGGTGCGCATCAGACCGGGCACAATTCCGGTGTCGTGCACGCGGGCCTGTACTACGAACCAGGCAGTCTCAAGGCGGAACTGTGCGCTCGCGGTCGGTCGATGCTGCGCGAGTACTGCTCCGAGCGGGAACTGCCCTATGTGGAGTGCGGCAAGCTCGTGGTGGCTGTCGACGGTTCCGAGCTCGCCCGCTTCGACGCGCTCGAGACGAACGCGCGGCGCAACGGTGTTCCGGGACTGCGACGTGTGGCCGGTTCGGAGATCACCGAGATCGAGCCCCATGCCGCCGGAGTGGCCGCGCTGCACTCCCCCGAAACCGCGATCACCGACTACGCGGCGGTGGCCCGAGCGTTGGGTGAGGACATCGAGCGGGCGGGTGGCAGCGTCCTGCTTTCCACGGCCGTGACCGGAGTGCGGCGGCGGGTCGGGGGTGTGGACATCGAGACCGCGGACGGGATCCACTCAGTGGATCGGCTCGTAGTGTGCGCCGGCCTGCGGGCGGACCGGGTGTCCCGCTGGGCCGATGGTGCCGACGGACCGCGAATCGTGCCGTTCCGGGGCGAATACATGCGGCTCGCCCCGTCGGTGCGCGAGCTGGTCCGCGGCATGATCTATCCCGTTCCGGACCCGCGTTACCCGTTTCTGGGGGTGCACTTCACCCGCCGTGTTTCCGGGGAGGTCGAGGTCGGGCCGAACGCGGTCCTCTCACCGCACCGGGAGGGCTACCGTCGTCGTGACGTGTCCCTGGACGAGCTGCGCGGCATGGCGGGTTGGCCGGGATTCTGGCGGATGGCCCGCGAACACTGGCGCACCGGTGCGGTGGAGATGCTGGGCAGCCTCTCGGTAAGGGCCTACATGCGCACGGCACGCCGTTACGTGCCCGAGGTGGGCGTCACCGATGTGCGGCGCGCGGGCGCAGGAATCCGGGCACAGGCCGTGGATCGGGACGGTTCACTGGTGGACGATTTCCGGATCAACCACGAGGACGGCATCACCACGGTGCGCAACGCGCCGTCTCCCGCGGCCACCTCCAGCCTGGCGATAGCCGAGCACATCGTCGATCGCGTGGCGGCGAACTGA
- a CDS encoding hypothetical protein (product_source=Hypo-rule applied; cath_funfam=1.10.510.10; pfam=PF00069; smart=SM00220; superfamily=56112; transmembrane_helix_parts=Outside_1_388,TMhelix_389_411,Inside_412_417,TMhelix_418_440,Outside_441_545): MQPLLTSEPSKVGDYRLFARIGKGAMGAVYLGCSRGGRPVAVKVAKPELAEDADFRERFRREASMSASVGGFWTATVVDADPEAEHPWLATEYVPGPTLHQAVKEHGPFPEHTVRRLGAGLAEALQAVHRAGLVHRDLKPANVLLGPDGPRVIDFGISRAMAATGMTATGMFFGTPGFFSPEQTTGGEVAPPSDVFSLGAVLVFAATGNAPFGNENSAAMLYRVVHAEPDLGPVPETLRPLIASCLAKDPNVRPSTGELLDHLGHSGSPTGEWLPRRVTTLISAHTAELDRVFRGEPLSAGNDGTRVEERGGSVAAGATPAAAASGAAAAGPSSTPRDGSRPAEGSRAATANERPGVATGGPERGRTERPLVRPDLAGPVFRSGRRVNALLWAAFSGALAYGTVMIGANAVTHGPSRALLALGVFLLVLSCVLCLAQALTPEISLKINSDGLRISRMGLHREIPWSQVGRVGLVGNGKKQALTVWAHQEFTPHSKWWHRTREYYGGNKIFPVGATGGWWARRREARRLRTALQQYAPRSYDARLL, translated from the coding sequence GTGCAGCCGCTGCTGACCAGCGAGCCGAGCAAGGTCGGCGACTATCGGCTTTTCGCCAGAATCGGCAAGGGGGCGATGGGCGCGGTATACCTCGGGTGTTCCAGAGGGGGACGTCCGGTGGCGGTGAAAGTGGCCAAGCCGGAACTGGCCGAGGACGCCGACTTCCGTGAACGGTTCCGCCGCGAGGCCAGCATGTCGGCGTCCGTCGGGGGGTTCTGGACCGCGACCGTGGTGGACGCGGATCCCGAGGCGGAGCACCCCTGGTTGGCCACCGAGTACGTACCCGGCCCCACGCTGCACCAGGCGGTGAAGGAGCACGGGCCGTTCCCGGAACACACCGTGCGCAGGCTCGGAGCCGGTCTGGCCGAGGCGTTGCAAGCGGTTCACCGGGCGGGGCTGGTCCACCGCGACCTCAAGCCCGCCAACGTGCTGCTCGGTCCGGACGGTCCTCGTGTGATCGACTTCGGCATCTCCCGGGCGATGGCCGCCACCGGCATGACGGCCACCGGGATGTTCTTCGGCACCCCCGGCTTCTTCTCCCCGGAACAGACCACCGGGGGTGAGGTCGCCCCTCCCAGCGACGTGTTCTCGCTGGGGGCGGTGCTGGTGTTCGCCGCGACGGGGAACGCTCCGTTCGGCAACGAGAACAGCGCCGCCATGCTCTACCGGGTCGTGCACGCCGAACCGGACCTGGGGCCGGTCCCGGAGACGTTGCGTCCGCTGATCGCCTCCTGCCTGGCCAAGGACCCCAACGTCCGCCCGAGCACCGGCGAACTGCTCGATCACCTCGGCCATTCGGGCTCACCCACCGGCGAGTGGCTTCCGCGACGCGTGACGACGCTGATCTCGGCGCACACCGCGGAGCTGGACCGGGTGTTCCGGGGCGAACCGCTCTCGGCGGGCAACGACGGCACCCGGGTGGAAGAGCGGGGTGGCTCGGTCGCGGCCGGGGCGACACCCGCCGCTGCCGCTTCGGGAGCCGCCGCTGCCGGACCTTCGAGCACGCCACGGGACGGTTCCCGACCCGCCGAGGGCTCGCGCGCCGCGACCGCGAACGAGCGTCCCGGAGTCGCGACCGGCGGCCCGGAACGGGGCCGGACGGAACGGCCGCTGGTGCGGCCTGACCTGGCGGGGCCGGTGTTCCGGAGCGGCAGACGGGTCAACGCGCTGTTGTGGGCGGCGTTCTCGGGAGCACTGGCCTACGGCACGGTGATGATCGGCGCGAATGCCGTGACCCACGGTCCCAGCCGGGCCCTGCTGGCACTCGGGGTGTTCCTGCTCGTGCTCAGCTGCGTGCTGTGCCTGGCGCAGGCACTGACACCGGAGATCAGCCTGAAGATCAACAGCGATGGCCTGCGGATATCCCGCATGGGGCTGCACCGCGAGATCCCCTGGAGCCAGGTCGGCAGAGTGGGCCTGGTGGGCAACGGCAAGAAGCAGGCGCTGACGGTGTGGGCGCACCAGGAGTTCACTCCGCACTCCAAGTGGTGGCACCGCACCCGCGAGTACTACGGCGGTAACAAGATCTTCCCCGTCGGCGCCACCGGCGGATGGTGGGCCAGGCGGCGCGAGGCCCGCAGGCTTCGCACCGCCCTGCAGCAGTACGCGCCGCGCAGTTACGACGCGAGACTGCTCTGA